In Nostoc piscinale CENA21, the genomic stretch GTGACCATTTTGGATATGTTCGATTTCATTGATTTGCCAGTCCCAAACTTTAAGTGTGGCATCAGCAGAAGCAGAAATCACGTACTTATTATTCGGAGTCAAGGCTAAAGCAAGTACTGAGTTACTATGGCCTTTTAGGGTACGCACTACTTCTTGAGTTCGCCAATTCCAGACTAAGAAATTAGCGTCGCGTGAGCCAGAAATTATATAATTCCCATCTAAAGTAATAGCGACTGCCCATATTGTGTTATCACGGTCTGGACTACGGTTACTGAGAGTACGAATTACTTCACCAGTTTGCCAGTCCCAGACTTTGAGGGTACGGTCGAATGAACCAGAAATTGCGTACTTTCCATCTGGGGTAATAGCAACTGCCGACACACTGTCACTATGACCTTTTAGGGTGCGGACAATTTCCCCTGTTTGCCAGTCCCAAACTTTGAGGGTACGGTCGAATGAACCAGAAATTGCATATTTACCATCTGGGGTAATAGCAACTGCCCACACGCTGCTACTATGACCTTTTAGGGTGCGGACAATTTCCCCTGTTTGCCAATTCCAAACTTTGAGGGTAAGGTCGAATGAACCAGAAATTGCATACTTACCATCTGGGGTAATAGCAACTGCCGACACGCTGTTACTATGACCTTTTAGGGTGCGGACAATTTCTCCAGTTTGCCAATTCCAAACTTTGAGTGTGCGGTCAACAGAAGCTGAAATAGCGTACTCGCCATCTGGAATAATGGCAACTCCATAAACCGGTTGACTATGACCATTTAGAATATGTACAACTTCTCTCTTTTGCCAGTCCCAAACTTTGAGAGTGCAGTCACCAGAAGCTGAAATAGCGTACTTTCCATCTGGGGTAATAGCGACTGCCCACACTGGTTCACTATGACCATTTAGGGTGCGTCGTAATGGCCCACTGGGAGCAATTAAGCTAGGTGTAAGAGGTCGTAACCAGGGTTTTGTTTTCCAGCACTGTGCAACCTCCAGCATTGACTGAATTTCTGGCATTTCTTTGAAGTACAACAAGCGCCCTAACAATTGCCCTGCAAGTTGTGTTTTATCTTCTGCTAAAATATGTGCCGATAGTGAGAGTGCTTCTTGTATTAATTCTAGTGATTTGATTTTTTCTGAAGGAAATTCTGTGTGCTTTGATTCTGTTGATTCTGTGAGCAAATTATAATCTTCAATGAGCGGCTGCACTCCAAAATCAGGATGGTTAATTTTTGCCTCCAGAAAATCAAAATCAGTTAGAGTTTGGTAATACTTCTCCAAATTTCCTGACTTCACTGAGCTTGAGGCTAAACTATGCAAGTAAGCAGTTTGAAAACTGTAAGGTTTTTCCGCTAACTTATTTGCCAATTCTCCCATCTCACGCCATCTCCCTGATCAGGTATTCTGTAATGCCTTGATTAACTTCTTGAAATAACTTTCGTCTAGAATCTAAAACCCTTTTTCCTTTCAAGAAGTCTAAAAAACTAGCGTGATAAATGCTGTAGCAGTTTTCTCCTTTAATATTTTGCAGCTTCAAGTACTCAACCCACTCATCTAAAACTAATTGCACATGATATTCTTCTTGTTTGGCAATAGCCGCTATCATTTCGGAGGGAATTGGTGTGCCAATCTCCACTAAAATAAATAGAATAAATACTTTTAAGTTCTGGAGTTCGTCATCCATTTTCATCCGCTCCCAATGGACTTGATAATATTGTTGTAGACCATCGGGTAATTGCCTTAGACTTAGGTTATTATATTCACCTTTAGCAATTCCTGGCAAAACATAACGCAGGTACATAAAGTTATTTTCACTTTTAGTTGCTACCTGCTCAACAAAATCTTGCTCAAAAATATTGCGGTTTTGAATCCATTGTCTAATTGCATTCTTATAGTCTGGATCAATATCTAAGAAGAACCAAATATATTCTTTAATGTCTTTAAGGCTTAAACTAGCATACTGACTTGCCCTTAAATCTAGCTCTTCTGTCGGGACATCTAGTGCTGACAAGCGTTTTTTATCTATAGTATATGGTCTTCTAGTTAGGAAAAAATAGATATTTTCAGGAAGTGCCGTTGGTAAATCTAAAAGATTTCCGCCTGTTTCTTGTTCTACTTCATCGAGTGCATCAACTACAATTGCCAGATGTTCACCAGCAGGTAGTTTTTTGCTAACCTGTTCTAATAAATCAGCTAAATTAGCCTTCTCGACATTTTGCAACTGGTAACGTTTAATTAATTGTTTGCGAATACTTTCTAGAAATAGCTCGGCACGATTACGACCATCGGAGCGAATATTAAAATAGCATGGTGATTTATTGTCCCTGACGTATTTAGCAGCAATGGTACTTTTCCCCATCCCTGCATCACCCACCACAGTAAAATAACCTCTAGAATGTTGGTTGCGAAACTTCTGAAATGTGTCAAATACAAATTGGCGACCGCGAAACGAGCGAATTTTTTCTTTAATTAATGACTTAAATTCTGTGGGATACTCGTCTAAATTCCATTCAGGATAAGGCTGAAAATCAGTAGAGCAACTTTCTTTAGCAACTTCAATAAATTTTTCGCCAAACTCTTCTAACTCTGATCGCAGATCAATTCTCGATCGTTGAATATCGACTTTTAAATTTTTTTGCTGCAAAAACTTTTCTACTTCTTTGTAAAAACCCAAGGGATTGTTAGAAGTATAAGCACTCCAAAAAGCCTTTTTAATTTCTTTCTCTCTAAAAAGATTTAAAATTGCTTCTGGCTTATCTACACCATACTTAATTAAAGAATAAACATAAACGCCATCAACATCTCTGGGTGGTTGTATTGGATCAAAATTGAATTGTTTTAAAAGTCTAACTACGCTTTCTTTACGTTGAGCTTGATTAATAACTAAAGAAGCCGCAGGTTTAGCAAGACTTTTAAGGGCATTAACTACAGGGTCAATACTCATTTTTACTATGGATAGAGATAATTTTTCCACCTTTTAACTTATCTTAGCGAAAGATAGTGCAAATTAGCCTGTATTAAGCCATATTACTGCTTTAGCTATCTCATGCAGAGGCAAGGCAGCGCGTTGGGCGGGTTTCCCGACTTGAAGCGACTGCCGCGCAGAGGCGCAGAGAAGAACGCTAGAGGTGTTGTGATTGTTTTTGGTGAGGTGCGATCGCTCGATTATTTTTAAAATATCCTAAAAGGTGGAGCGATCGCTTTTTCATTTCAACTTCAGAACCTCAAGCTTCGACCTCAGAGACTCAAATTTCATGTTCTCCAGTAGAAAGTTTCACGTATCAAAGGCGATCGCTAATTAAAAAACATTAAACTCTATGATAAGAATTCAACAATCGCCCATTTCAGCACCATGAGGATGGTATAAAAAAATTATCAATATACTTTTAAGCAATTACTAACCGCAACCATAGCAAAATCGTTATGAAATTTAATTATTTATTAACACCCGCACTGATTGGCGTTGCAGTTGCTATTGTGCAACCGCAAATGGCAGTAGCCCTTTCTTCAACAGAAGTCAGCAAAATTGCTAAAGCGATGACGGTGCTGATTGAAAATCAAAATGGTTCTGGTTCTGGGGTAATTATTCGCCGCGAGGGTGATACTTACACGGTATTAACAGCTAAACACGTCCTCGAAAATCCAGATAAATATGCAGTTGTCACTCCTGATGATAGCCGTTATGAATTAAAGTACGACACGGTGAAAAAGATGCCAGGAGTAGATTTAGCTATTGGGCAGTTTACCAGCAGCAAAACTTATCCTGTAGCGAAATTAGGTAACTCTGATGACATTAGTGAAGGTGCAACATCTTATGTGGCGGGGTTTCCTCGACCAAGTGCGGCTATTTCTATCTCAATTTACAATTTTGTAGAAGGGCGGGTTACGGCTAACGCTTCTAAAGCCCTGCGCGATGGTTATGCTTTAGTTTACAATAACGACACGCTGCCGGGGATGAGTGGCGGCCCGGTGCTGAATGACAAAGGTGAGTTAGTGGGGATTCACGGTAGAGGTGATACCGCCGAAAATTATCAAATTTCTGATAAAAATCCCGATATAATTATCAAAACTGGCTTTAATTTGGGTATTCCGATTAATACTTTTCTGCGAACTTTACCAAAAGCTGAGGTAGGTACAAGAGTCGGCGCGTTGACACAACCAACTTCTAAAGAACCAAAGGCAGATGATTTTTACATTCAAGGCGGAGATAAGTATAAAAAAGGTGATTATCCAGGAGCAATAGAAGCTTACAATCAAGCTATTCGCCTGAATCCTCAGTATTCTTATGCTTTCAATGATAGGGGAAATGCGCGTTATTATTTGGGTGATAAGCAAGGCGCTCTGAAAGATTACAACCAAGCTTTAAAAATTAATCCTGAATATGCTTTTGCTTACTATAATCGTGGCAATATTCTGTATGATTTTGATGATAAGCGGGGGGCGCTGGCTGATTATAACCAAGCTTTGAAATTAAATCCTAATTATTCTTCTGCTTATAATAATCGTGGTAATGCTCACTATGCTTTGGGCGATAAGCAAAGGGCATTGGCTGATTATAATCTAGCGATTAAAGTTGATCCAGGTAATGCAGAAGCTTATTATAATCGGGCAAATACTCGCGCTAGTTTAGGTGATAAGCAAGGGGCAATAACTGATTATAATCAAGCGATTAAGATTAACCCTAACTATGTTTTTGCTTATAATAACCGTGGTAATACCCGCTATGATTTAGGTGATTATCAAGGAGCGATCGCAGATTATTCTCAAGCTGTGAAAATCAATCCTAATCATTCTTCGGCTTACAACGGTAGGGGCAATTCTCGTTATTATTTAGGTGATAAACAAGGGGCGATCGCAGATTACACTTTAGCTTTAAAAACTAGTCCGAATAATGCCGAAGCTTATTATAATCGCGGTAATGCTCGCTCTGATTTGAAAGATTTACAAGCAGCGATCGCAGATTATAACCAAGCAATTAAACTCAATGCTAATTATTCGGCTGCTTACAACGGTAGAGGTAACGCCTTTTATTATTTAGGTGAAAAGCAAAAGGCACTTGCAGATTATAGCCAAGCCATCAAGAGCAATACTAATAATTCTGAAGCTTATTATAATCGCGGTAATGTTTACTTTGATTTAGGCAATAAGCAAGGCGCGATCGCAGACTATACCCAAGCAATTAAAATTAATCCGAATTATGCTTACGCCTATAATAATCGCGGTAATGCAAAGTATGATATCAATGATTTGCAAGGAGCCTTGACCGATTACAATCAAGCTTTGAAAATTATCCCTAATTATGTCTTTGCTTACTATAACCGTGGCAATGTTTACAGAAACTTGGGAGACTTAGAAGGTGCGATCGCTGATTATAATAAAGCGATTAACATTGATGCTAACTATGCCCAAGCCTACCATAACCGAGGTTTAGCTCGGTATGATTTAGGCGAACAACAAGCAGGTATCAGTGATTTGGAAACGGCAGCTAATTTGTATAAAATGCAAGGAAACACAGCCGCTTATCAGCAAGTATTAGAACTAATTAGAAAACGTCAGCGTTAGCAAGGATGTTTTAAAATTCCTCTCATCGGTAGCAAAACATTTTAGATCCCCCTAAATCCCCCTTAAAAAGGGGGACTTTGAAATATTTCCCCCATTTTTAAGGGGGGTTAGGGGGGATCAAGAAGTGCTAATAATCACAATCAGCTACTTGTTAAACACCCTCTTAGCAAGGACACAATCATGAGCATAGATCAAATGGCGCACTATCAACGTAAACTTGCGTATGAGATGGATTCATGGGATCTATACGTTGCTCTCAATCAAGGACAGGCGATAACTGTTGTTGATGGCCGTTCAGCAGCAGCTTTTGCTGAAGAACATATTCCAGGCGCATTGAACCTACCACACAAAGAAATCTGTTTCAACTCAACTGAGATGCTGGATAAGTCACGACTTTATGTTTGCTATTGCGACGGTATTGGCTGTAATGCTTCGACTAAAACAGCACTCAAATTATTGACTTTGGGTTTTGAAGTCCGGGAACTGATTGGTGGTCTTGATTGGTGGAAACGTGATGGCTACGCCACTGAAGGCAAGAAAACCCAGCTTGGTATTACGATAAATTGTGGCTGCTAAGTCAGTCGCAAGCATGAGAGTAAATCTTACGCTGAGAATAAAAGGTTGGGTAGATAGTAGCATCACCCAACTTTTTATTTTATCTATTACCTATCACCTATTCTTTAAGATTTACTATTGCTGACAGTTTCTGGTGATGCAGATTTTAAGCGAGTAACTGTACTTTTGCGAACGCGATCGCTTTTACGAACACCACCAGCCATTTCATATTCGCTGCTGTCGTTACCATATTTAAACGCAACTCCCAGCAGCATTTTTTCACAAAGGGTACTTAAGTTTTTTTTCTAGCCGTTCAATGTCAGTTCTAGAAGCATCCAGTACTGCCAATGCAGTGTTATGAGTATCAATTTTGGCAGTTAACTGATCAATTTGTTGCTGCATATATTCCAAGCTATTATTATCACCAAAATCAATGTTTGGATCAATTGCTTTTAGTCCAGAAGCTCGAAGTTGAGCTTTTGCAAGTATGCGAGATGTGCGTTTTGCACGCGGCATAGATGTACTCCTGTAATGATGATAGTGTTAGCTTGTCTCAAATTAGCTGTAATCTGGCTCAGGAAAAATCACAAAAATTAGTATTTTATAGAACAATCAGCTTAAGTAATATTATGTAATGATGTAGATGTTTTTGATGAATGAGGTAGGGTTAATAAGAAACCTTACGTCGTTAGTGGCAAATGAGTTAAGGTTCTTTATGAATGAGGTAGGGTTAATAAGGAACCTTACGTCGTTAGTGGCAAATGAGTTAAGGTTCTTTATGGATGAGGTAGGGTTAATAAGAAACCTTACGTCGTTAGTGGCAAATGAGTTAAGGTTCTTTATGGATGAGGTAGGGTTAGTAGTGCATTGTTGTAGTGGGCTAGGCGATCGCACACCAGTAAACAATGGAATATAACGCTGTGAGCAACTTTTTCTCAAACCTCACCGCCACCAACGCGCCACATCCATAATTGCACGGGCAACTTCTGCCGTTGCTGCTTCACCACCTAATGCAAAGATAACTGGAAACAACGCCTTAATATCGGATAGTAAATTAGGGCGAGTGTGGAGAGATAAGTAATGAATTGTCTCTTGCCAAAGAGGCAAAAGTTCAGCATATGGCATTTGTGACAGACTAGACGCTAAGGAACTCAGGGCAGAGGCGCGATAACTCTCAGACTGAATCGACCGAGCGGCGGACAGGGCTTCTGGGAAAAACTCAGGTGGCAGTTTGTCAGCTAAGGCTCTCAGGGCAGAGGCGCGATAACTCTCAGACTGAAGCGACCGAGCGGCGGACAGAGCTTCTGGTAACAACTCTGGTAGTTTGTCGGCTAAGACTCTCAGGGCAGAGGCGTGAGAACTCTCAGACTGAAGCGACCGAGCGGCGGAAGTACGTCCCAAGGGTTGGGCTGTTCGCCCATTAAAGCGGTACGTGAGCTGGGTTCAGAACGTCGTGAGACAGTTCGGTCCATATCCGGTGCAGGCGTTAGAACATTGAGAGGAGCCTTCCTTAGTACGAGAGGACCGGGAAGGACGCACCGCTGGTGTACCAGTTATTGTACCAACAGTAGACGCTGGGTAGCCAAGTGCGGAGCGGATAACCGCTGAAAGCATCTAAGTGGGAAGCCCACCTCAAGATGAGTGTTCTCACTACTTTAAGTAGGTAAGGTCACCTGTAGAACACAGGTTCTTAGGCGGTAGGTGGAAGTGCAGTAATGTATGTAGCCGAGCCGTGCTAACAGACCGAGGGCTTGACCTCAAACATTTATTTGGTAAATCGCGTTTCTTGCAGTCTTCAGGGTTTCTGAATGGGTGACAGTTGTTTGATAACTGATAACTGCCCACTGTTCACTGTCTTTCCTGGTGCCTATGGCGCGGTGGAACCACACTGATACATCCCGAACTCAGAGGTGAAACGCTGCTGCGGCTACGATAGTTGGAGGGTCGCCTCCTGCCACAATTGCTCGGCGCCAGGTCTTTTTTTCCACTAAAAGCTCCTTAGTTCTAACATTATACTAAGGAGCTTTTTAGTATTTATTCTCTCCTCTCTTAAGATTTCAACACAAGAAATATTGAAAACAACACGGCAAAGATATATCGCGCCGTAATTCAACATCAAAGTATGATATCTTGAGAAAAATTGTGATATAGCCGTAGCCAACAAAATGGTATTAGTCCGCGTAGGCGGATTTTGTTTTTATAGCCGAGCCAGTGCGTTGGGCGGCTTTGCCGACTCCCTCACTGGCGTGTGAATTCCATTCGTCGGGGCTAAATGCAAGATATGTATTAAATCTCAAATTTACAACTTTGCCAAAATTTCTGGTAATAATTGACCAGGTACTTTTGATAAAGCCAAATTTTGTCCTTGAATGCCTAATTCGTTGTGGAAGGCGCGGATTGTTTTGACTACATAAGCAAAGGTTGTTTGATAAGCTTCTGGTTGTTTACTTAATCCGTTTAAGGCTTGCAAATGGTGATCTAGTGCTATTTCTAAGTGGTGCGATCGCGTGGGTTTATCGCCATTAAAATAACTATCTGTAACTAATTGATAATGGGCTAATCCTAAGTTATTATGAGCAGCAAACAAATCAAAGCTTAATGGTATTCCATTCAAAGAATGCGCTAATGCAATGGCTTCTTCGTAAGCAATAATTGATAATTTGAGTAACTTTTGCTTGCGTTCTTTTGTGGTTTGCGGTAAGTTTGCCAGATGCCAATAAGCTGTGGCTAAATTATTTTGGGTGGCGGCGCAAGCACTGGGAACATGGGCGGCGGTGCGATATTTTAAAGCTTCGCAATAAACATCAATAGCTTGCTGAAGATTGTCGGCGGGTTGTTCGTATTGGGCTAAATTCCAATAGCTGTGCCGATATTATTTTGAATCATCCCGTATTTGAGTGGTTCTTGTTCGGCATTATAATGAGCGAGTGCTTGGTTATAAGCTGCGATCGCTTTTTTCAGATGCACTACTGGTTGATTATATTGCCCTAAATGCCAGTACGCTGTACCTAAATTATTTTGGCAAGCTGCATATTTCAAGCTATCCATTTCAATAGTGCGGTAAGCCAAGGCTTCAGTATAAGCTATAACCGCCTGTTGCCAGTTTTCCGCAGGGTGAGAAAATCTTGCTAAATCACCGTAAGCTGTTCCCAAATTATTCTGCACCCGCGCATAAGTTTCTGGGTGAGTCTGCGGTGAAATCATCTTCAACGCCAACTGATAAAACTCAATTCCCTGTTCAATGTAAGTTTGTCCCGCTTCAACATTGGGCGGTGTGCGGTACAACATCCAATACAATGTACCTAAATCATTGAGAATATCTGGTAATTGTGGTGATGTTTCATCATAGGCGATCGCTTCTTGATAAGCCAAAATTGCCACCATCAAGTTTTCTAGGGTGGAATTTCCTTGCTCAATCCGCAGGCGATATAAGTTACCCAACTGATGATAAGCTGCTGCCAACTCTTCTTTTGCAGCTTGCTTGATGTGTAATTCTTCAATGGCTAACAAAATTTGTTGCGGCTGCCAATTATCCTCTTCTTCTTGATTAACCTTGGCATTAATTGTTGCTAAGACTAACTCTGTTAACTCCTGGCTAATATGTGATAAAGAAGACAGTGAAGGAGCAGCAATTTCACTAACTTGAACAGCTGGTTGTGACTTATGCTTAACAAATCCCGGCGGTGGTGGCGGAATTTCTAGAACCCTACTAACCCGCTTTGCTGGTGTTTCCGCCGGAACTGTACCATGACCATTTTTGCCAAATTTAGGATCTGTGGGCGGTGGGGCTGTGGGTGGAGTATCAATTGTTGATTCGTTGACACTAGTCCCTTCTAAATTCCCAAAATCCAAATTTTGGGAATTAGAAACACGTTCGGGATAATTGACATTACGTTTGGCGGGTGAAGGTTCTCCGGCAAACGTAAATATCCCCGTCCGCCAACGCCAAAACTGGTGTGCTGACTGCTGAATAGCTGACAACCAAGGACGCGATACCCACAACAGTACACTCGATTCAAGAAACCCGCTAGATTCCTGACTAGAAAAAGCCTCTTCGCAAAGGCGCAGATAATGTAAGAATAACCGTTGAACGGCTACGGGTTGCTTAGTTAGCTGTTCTACGCCGACAATTTGAAATGTCGGTATTGGCAAAGGCCTGCCAGGGTTATCTGGAGATGCACCGACAATGGGCGGCGGATAACTAGCCAACCATTGATTGATTTGGGCTACAGGATTAGGCTCATTTAAATTTAACCGCAAAGTTACTAGTCGCGGATAAGCCGGAGTGCTGCTAGTTTCCTGTCCATCTTGGGGTTGATATAAAACTTGCCCAACTGGATAAGCCAAAGTGGAGTGCAATCTCGCTGCTACTTGATTTCGCAGCTGTAAATCGTCACATACTGCTAAAAAAAAGTTGTCTTCTTAAGCCCAAACTCAGGGCAAGCTTCAAACGGTGATATACTTGCCGATTCCAAGCAAAATTATCGTGGTGTGCTGAATCATTCACGCTCATGGTGGCTCAAAAGCCAAAAAACATTGTACATCACCGGATCAAAGGTGCAATTAGGTTGATCTAGTCCGGGGTAATCTTCCCATAGCCATAGATGACCATGCAAGTGGCTTACCTAGTTGCGATTCTTCTTAACTGAACGTTATTTAACTATGACGGCAATTGTCAAGCACAAACTTAAAATTTCATGTCTCGACGCAGCAATATTTTGACTTGAGACTGTTGACATGACAAAGAAAAAACAGGTTCCCCTGACAATGAAAACCTGCACACGACCAAAAATTAAATTTTTTCCCAAAAACAATGTTAAAGCGATAGTCAGATATGTTAGGACAATTTGAAAGCTTGAATGACAGGCATAGTCATACTTTTACCTCCTGCCTCCTGCCTTCTGGAGACAGCGCGTTGCGGGGGTTCTCCCCGTTGTAGCGACTGTCGTCCTCCTGCTATATTTAACTGAGATTAGAAACCGAGAAGGCAACAAAAATTAAGCCACCGA encodes the following:
- a CDS encoding WD40 repeat domain-containing protein, which gives rise to MGELANKLAEKPYSFQTAYLHSLASSSVKSGNLEKYYQTLTDFDFLEAKINHPDFGVQPLIEDYNLLTESTESKHTEFPSEKIKSLELIQEALSLSAHILAEDKTQLAGQLLGRLLYFKEMPEIQSMLEVAQCWKTKPWLRPLTPSLIAPSGPLRRTLNGHSEPVWAVAITPDGKYAISASGDCTLKVWDWQKREVVHILNGHSQPVYGVAIIPDGEYAISASVDRTLKVWNWQTGEIVRTLKGHSNSVSAVAITPDGKYAISGSFDLTLKVWNWQTGEIVRTLKGHSSSVWAVAITPDGKYAISGSFDRTLKVWDWQTGEIVRTLKGHSDSVSAVAITPDGKYAISGSFDRTLKVWDWQTGEVIRTLSNRSPDRDNTIWAVAITLDGNYIISGSRDANFLVWNWRTQEVVRTLKGHSNSVLALALTPNNKYVISASADATLKVWDWQINEIEHIQNGHTFWVRAVTTNPDGNYAISASADSTLKVWSWDTGEVVRTLNGHDSWIYGVAITRDGKYVISASSDYSLKVWNWQTGEILRILIDESSGVSAVAITPDDKYAISGSFDSTLKVWNWQTGEIVRTLKGHSKGVSAVAITPDGKYAISGSSDSTLKVWNWQTGKIVRTLTGHLESVNSIAMTPDGQYAISASDDSTLKVWNWQTGKIELTFNGHGNQNVRVVVVTPDGNYAISGSHDNGLLKIWNWRTGEVIATFTGEITISSCVVTPDGTKIFVGEALGRVHFLKLEGSPLNLKK
- a CDS encoding AAA family ATPase — translated: MSIDPVVNALKSLAKPAASLVINQAQRKESVVRLLKQFNFDPIQPPRDVDGVYVYSLIKYGVDKPEAILNLFREKEIKKAFWSAYTSNNPLGFYKEVEKFLQQKNLKVDIQRSRIDLRSELEEFGEKFIEVAKESCSTDFQPYPEWNLDEYPTEFKSLIKEKIRSFRGRQFVFDTFQKFRNQHSRGYFTVVGDAGMGKSTIAAKYVRDNKSPCYFNIRSDGRNRAELFLESIRKQLIKRYQLQNVEKANLADLLEQVSKKLPAGEHLAIVVDALDEVEQETGGNLLDLPTALPENIYFFLTRRPYTIDKKRLSALDVPTEELDLRASQYASLSLKDIKEYIWFFLDIDPDYKNAIRQWIQNRNIFEQDFVEQVATKSENNFMYLRYVLPGIAKGEYNNLSLRQLPDGLQQYYQVHWERMKMDDELQNLKVFILFILVEIGTPIPSEMIAAIAKQEEYHVQLVLDEWVEYLKLQNIKGENCYSIYHASFLDFLKGKRVLDSRRKLFQEVNQGITEYLIREMA
- a CDS encoding serine protease, whose protein sequence is MKFNYLLTPALIGVAVAIVQPQMAVALSSTEVSKIAKAMTVLIENQNGSGSGVIIRREGDTYTVLTAKHVLENPDKYAVVTPDDSRYELKYDTVKKMPGVDLAIGQFTSSKTYPVAKLGNSDDISEGATSYVAGFPRPSAAISISIYNFVEGRVTANASKALRDGYALVYNNDTLPGMSGGPVLNDKGELVGIHGRGDTAENYQISDKNPDIIIKTGFNLGIPINTFLRTLPKAEVGTRVGALTQPTSKEPKADDFYIQGGDKYKKGDYPGAIEAYNQAIRLNPQYSYAFNDRGNARYYLGDKQGALKDYNQALKINPEYAFAYYNRGNILYDFDDKRGALADYNQALKLNPNYSSAYNNRGNAHYALGDKQRALADYNLAIKVDPGNAEAYYNRANTRASLGDKQGAITDYNQAIKINPNYVFAYNNRGNTRYDLGDYQGAIADYSQAVKINPNHSSAYNGRGNSRYYLGDKQGAIADYTLALKTSPNNAEAYYNRGNARSDLKDLQAAIADYNQAIKLNANYSAAYNGRGNAFYYLGEKQKALADYSQAIKSNTNNSEAYYNRGNVYFDLGNKQGAIADYTQAIKINPNYAYAYNNRGNAKYDINDLQGALTDYNQALKIIPNYVFAYYNRGNVYRNLGDLEGAIADYNKAINIDANYAQAYHNRGLARYDLGEQQAGISDLETAANLYKMQGNTAAYQQVLELIRKRQR
- a CDS encoding rhodanese-like domain-containing protein yields the protein MDSWDLYVALNQGQAITVVDGRSAAAFAEEHIPGALNLPHKEICFNSTEMLDKSRLYVCYCDGIGCNASTKTALKLLTLGFEVRELIGGLDWWKRDGYATEGKKTQLGITINCGC